A stretch of DNA from Desulfosarcina ovata subsp. ovata:
CGGCCATGGCCCAAGCGCTGCACAAGACGCCGGCCAGCAGGATGACCCCGAAGAAACGCATTCCCATTTTGTCAAAATCAGCCATTCGACTCCCCTCCTGTTTTGCCATCAATTCATTTCAATGGCGGATATTGCGGTTCGCTCCGGCATGCCATCCGTGCAAAATACCGGCGCGGGTATTCAGCTCCACCCAGGCCTGGCGCAGGCCGACCAGGGCCAGGGCCAGATTGCTCTGGGCTGTGATCAGGTCTTTCTGGGCTTCATTGAGGCGCACCAGGGACCCTTGCCCGGCGTTGTATTCCTTTTCCACCAAGTCGCGGGTACGCCGAACCAGATCCGCATTTTCCCGTTGTAGGGCAACCTGGGTCTGGGCCGTGGTCACCAGTGCCGCGGAACTGCGGATATCGGCGGTGGTGGAGAGCCGCTGCTCGGAAAGCTGTTTTTCCAGCTCCGTCCTGTGCTGACGGGCCTCTTGGATTTTTGCGCGGGTATAGCCGCCGGCAAAGAGGTTGTAGGTTAGGCCCAGTTGAACACTATTGCCGATGTCGTCCTGGCGGAAGTTGGCATCACCGGACCGTTCTCCATCCAGGCTGCCCGACAGAACCAGCGACGGGTAGTGGCCCGCACGGGCGATACCGATCCGGGCGTCGGCCTGGCTGATGCGCCAGCGCAGCTGCTGGATATCCGGACGGCGGTCCAGGGCAATTTGGATGAGGTCGTCCAAGGGGGGCGCTGACAGTTCGTCTGTCGTTTCCGCCGACAGTGGCGCCAGTTTTACATGGGCCGGCAGGCGCGATTCGGGAAGCCCCAGCAATGCGGCCAGTCCGAACAGGGAAACTGTATGCTGGTACTCCTGGTTGATACGGTTGGTCTTGGCTTGGTTTTTACGCACCTGAAAATTGAGCACATCACTGAGCGCACCGGTGCCGACACGCTGGCGCACTTCGGCATCGGCCAGCTGGCGATGGTTGAAGGCCTCGTCGGCCTTGGCGATGGCTATGTTTTCAAGGGCCAGCTGGGCTGAGAAAAAAGCCTGGGACACGGCAGATGCCAGCAGGCGGCGCGCATCGTCAAGGGCGGCAAGACTGGACTTTTCTGCATACCGGGCGGCGATATTGGAAAACTTGCGTTCGAACCCGTCGAACAGGGTCCAGGATGCGGTCAGCCCCGCATTGTAATATTCCTCGGGGTCGGTAAGGCTGGCCGAGGGGTTGAACAGCCGGGCCAGGGCCAGGTTTTCCCGGTAGGTGCTTTCGGACAGATCCACGCGGGCACCTGTGGCGCTGGCGTCCAGACGGGGCCAATAGGTGGAGCGGGCCTGATCCACCTGCGCCTTGGCCTGGGCCACGCGGGCCGCGGCCGCCTCCAGGCCGGGGTTGTCACGCAAGGCCACGGCAACCGCGGTGTCAAGGTCCAGGATGGAGATGGTCGACCAATCGGCGGCGCTGGATTTGATGGCAACGGCCCAGCCGAACAATGCGAAAAGGGTCAAAAGCAGATAACGTTTCATCGTGTTCACACCTTTACGGTAACCGAAATCACTTTTCGATGAAACCTGAAATCATGTCAATTTAATATTTCGTTTTTCTGAACAGCAAATTGACATCAGGCGTCATTTCACAGCAGAACGCCAAAGCGTTAGGCCGGGTGCTATTTTAATGCAGCCCGCATTAAAGTAAGTCCGGCCAGGGCCGATATTGTGGGAAACAGTTCAGTTAACCCAAAGCGGAGCCCGAACGGTAGCAAAATGGCCACGAACAAAAAACAACCGCTGACCCTCTGCGTGACCAGCGGTAAAGGCGGTGTTGGCAAGACCAGTTTCACGGTCAATTTCGCCCTTGCCCTGTCGCGCAATGACAGCCGTGTGCTGGTGATCGACGGCGACATGGGGCTGGCCAATGTGGATGTGCTGTTGAGGCTTTCCGTCAAAACCAACGTTCGGGACATTCTTGAAAGTGGAGCCGATCCCCGTCAGGCGCTGATCTTCGCCCGCCCCAATCTGGCCGTTCTGCCGGGCAGTTCCGGCGTGCCGGAGATGGTCTCTCTGGGAACTCAACAGCAGGAACGGCTGGCCGGATTCATTCGCCAGGTGGCAGCAGATTTTGATTATGTAATTATCGACACGGCTGCCGGCATCGGAGAATCGGTACTGTGGTACAACCAATTCGCCGACCACAATATTTTTATCCTCAGCCCCGACCCCACCTCCATGACCGACGCCTACGCCCTGATCAAACTGCTTTGCCGGGATTACGGCATCAATCATTTCAACCTGGTGCTCAATTTTGTACGCGGATTGCGTGAAGGCAACCATACGGTGGACACCATCAACCGCGTCACCCAGCGTTTTCTTAAACTTAAGTTGGCTCACCTGGGCAATATTCCAGAAGACAAGGCGGTTCGCCGAGCCGTTCTCGATCAGGTCCCCTTTGTGGAACAGACGCCGGGGAGCAAAGCCACCCGTGCGATTCATGACCTTGCCCAACGGGTTCACTCCCTGATCTGATGCCGGCTGTCGATATCACGCGACGTTTTCACCCGATGGTGCGAATCGGATGCCGCTATGGAATCCTCAGCTTCCTGCTGACCGCGATCCCGGCCCATGCCACCGGCAGCGGCCCCTCCGGGTACGAGAATTTTTTCTGGATCCTGGTCTGGGTGGTCGTGCTGGTCATTACTGTTTTTCTCGGCTACCTGCAGCAGAATCGCATGGTCAGACGCAAGACCGCCGAATTGCGACGGGAACTGTTCGAGCGCCAGATGACCGAGAAGGAACTGCTGGCCTCGGACCACAAACTGCGCCAGTCGCTGGCCGAAAAGGACGCCCTGCTCAAAGAGATTCACCACCGGGTCAAAAACAACCTGCAGATTGTCTCCAGCCTGCTTTACCTGCAGGAGGATTCCATGCAGGACCCCAATGGCAAGGGGGTCGAAATTCTGCGCGAAAGCCAGAACCGGGTTAAATCCATGGCCCTGATCCACGAACAGCTATACAGCACCACCGATTTGGCAAAAATCGACTTTGGGCGGTATGTTCAAGGGTTGACCGCCAATTTGTTTGACGCATACGGGATCGACGCCGGACGGATCCGACTCAATGTCTGCGCCGACGACGTCCGCCTGGGGGTGGACATGGCCGTCCCCTGCGGTCTGATTGTCAATGAACTGGTCTCCAACAGCCTCAAGCACGCCTTTCCGGAACATGGCTGCGGCATGCTTGACATTGTCGTGCGTCTCCTGAACAATGGCCGGATGGAAATCGTCGTGGCCGACGACGGCGTCGGTTTGACCGCCACGTCCGACGGGGAGGAAAAGCAATCTTTGGGGCTGCGCCTGATCAACACCCTGGCCACACAGCTGGACGGCGTCCTGACCGTCGATACAGAAAACGGAACACGGTTCAGTATCGTTCTGAATGTTCCTGAACAAACCAAAAAGGAATCCTGATATGACCCAGGCAAACATACTGGTGGTGGAAGACGAAGGCATCGTGGCCCAGGAAATCAAAAGCCGTCTGGAAAAAAGTGGCTACGCGGTCTGCGCAGTTGCCCACGACGGCGAAACCGCCCTGGATCATGCCGCAGCCATGCGACCGGATTTGATCCTTATGGATATCCGCCTCAAAGGCGGGATGGACGGCATTGAAACCGCCGGCCAGATCCGTGACCGGTTTAACATCCCCGTTGTTTACCTGACCGCCTATACGGACCCGGCGACACTGGAACGGGCCAAGGTGATGGAACCCTTCGGCTATGTGGTCAAACCGTTCGAGACCCGCAGTCTGATGGTTTCCATCGAAATTGCCCTGCATCGCCATCGCAGCGAGACCGAGCGTATTTACCGGGAAAAGCTGCAGGCTGTGCTGGAGACCGCCGGCGCCATCTGTCATGAGTTGAATCAGCCCATGATGGCCATCTCAGGCCATACCGAACTGCTCATAGCCACCCTCGACCCGAACGATCCACTCTACCCGAAAATCGAGAAAATCAAATCACAGGTGCAGCGCATGGGAGCCATTACCCATAAGTTGATGGGCATCACCCGTTATGAAACCCGCGACTATGCCATGGGGGAGCGCATCGTGGATCTCGACAAATCGTCAACGACGTTAGGTTAGTGGCGGCTGGCAGACCGGTCAGCCGCGTCGGTTGAAAACCGCGCGCATCAGCCGGAAGAGATGGCCGTAATAGTGAAAGCTGCCCATGAAAAGGGCCCCCCCAATGGCCGTGTAAACGATGGATAGGGCGCTTTTGGGGATTGGCAGGTGTCGCAGAGTCACCCCCATGCCGATCATCACCATGATGATCAGATAACTCCGCCAGGCCTGAAAGGCGAAAAAGCATCCGCGTTCCGGCAGGCGGCGCAACCGTACGATATTCTTCCGGGCGATGGCACCGAAACCGAAACGGAGGGCCACCACGGCCATCACCAGCCCGGCCAGTTCAAATTTAGCACTCCGCTCTACGCCTTCGGGTATCAGCCACCCCATGGCCCTGGTGCACATCAGGCCCCCCACCACGCTCCATGTCAGCCCGCAGGCAAAAAAGAGCCAGCATTTGGGTACCGCCGGTTTGAAACGCGAAAGCATCATGGTCGGGATATCTCAGCGGCAGATGGCATCGACGGCCTCTCCGGCCAGCCATTGGTTGATGACATGCAGGGTGACCCGGATATCGCTGCCGGTAGTCCGGGCCAGTCCTTCCAGGTGGTCGAGGCCAGCCAGGACACGCTGTCGGTCTTCCAGCAGGGCGTAAATTTTGAGGCTGCGCTCCAGGCAGCTCAGGGCGGCGTCATACTCGCCACTGGATTCGTAACTATCGGCCATGGCGAAGAGATCCGCCGCCATCCCCCGGGAAAATCCGGCCTGTCGATCCATCTCCAGGGCCTGCTCGAAAAAATTCCGGGCCCGCGAAGCTTTACCGGTTTGCATCAGCAGACGCCCCCGGGTATAATGCAGCGTCGCCCGGATGTTCCCGGTCGCGACCGATTCGGCCTGATCCAGCAAAAGTGCCGCCTGATCGTTTCGCTGCGTCTTCATCATCAATACGGCCTGGTAATTCAGCACCGCGGCAAAAACCGAACCGCTTTCCTGGGAGAGCACACGGGCTTCCTCCAGGAGAACTTCGGCAGCGGAGCGATCGTCCCTGTCGATCAACAGCGCCACCTTGTTGACCAGAGTCTGGGCCACCATCTGCCGATCGTCGCACCGTCTGGCCATGGCAATGGCGGCATCATAGAAATACCCGGCATTTTCAGGATCACCGGCCTGCCGGTAAACATTGCCCAGACTGGTCAGGCTGCGGGCCACCCCCACCGGGTGATCCGCCAGGCAATACATTTCATGGGCGGCGTTCAGGTGGTCCACGGCCTTTCTCAGGCACCCCTTCTGATACCAGTAGATCCCGTTTTTAAGTTCCTGATCCCCGGGGGCGGAAATACGGGCCGATGTGCTCATCGACACCGGGACCGAACAGGCCCACAGTCCTCCCCACAACAGGATCACGAGGGGAAGAAGTGCTTGTCGATTCATGGTGAGCCATCCTTGGTGGTGTCGGTTCATGTTTACGGTCGCTCGTATCATGTCCCCGTAAATATGTTACCATAGGCTGTCAACCGATCCATCGCAAGGGTTATCATTCGCAGGGTGACCGCATTTGGATTGATTTTTATTTTTTCGCGGGCATGGCCCGCTCCTACGCGTGCCAATCGTTTGGTTCTACACCATTTTCTGTAAGAGCTGGCCATGCCTGCGACCAAATTTTTCTAATCCGGGCTCTAAATGCGGTTACCCTGTTATCATTCGACCATCCGGTAATAGAGGATGCCGACATATTCGTGAAGGGCACTGGCACTGATATAAAGAGTGCCGGCATGGGGCAGCCACTGGCGCCAGGTATGGGGAACGTCACGTGCACCAAGAAAATAGGCCGGAAACGGAGTTACGGCCATGCCGGCACTCTCGAAGGCCATGCGGGCCCGTTTCAAATGATAAGCGGCGGTGAGCAGAATCGGTTGCCGGTATCCGTGCTGATGACAGATGGCCGCTGTCAGCCGAGCGTTCTGGGCGGTGTCCTGCGCGCGGTCTTCCGTAATGATCATTCTTTCCGGGATTCCCAGATCCACGAGAAAACGTTTGATCACCGGCGCTTCGGCCGCACCGCCGTCATCGAACAACCGACCTCCGCTGACGATAACGGGCAGCTTCAAGCGTTGGTAAAGCCTTGCTGCGGTGACCACGCGCCCCATCATCATCGGCGATGGGGCCGATCTCCCGGTAAGATCCGGCACACGGTCGACAATTCCTCCACCCAGTAGGATCACCACATCCCCGATCGGGTCGGATGGAATGGAAAACTCCGCTTCCAGGCCACGCATCAGAAAGTTGGCTACCGGTCCCAGGCAGAGCGCCCATAGACTAAGCCCGATGGCCAGGTTGATCAGCCCGATCCGCCAGCGCCGGCTGAAAGTCAGCACCAAACCCATCGCAACGATTATCAAGATGAAGATTCCCGGTGGGAGGATAAACGGCGCGATCACCTTTTTCAGGATAAACATCATGACGGTTCAACCCCTCAATCCTTTTTCGAGCCGGGTGCTTTCGTGTGGATTGCTCCAGGCCTTGGGCGATTTCTGTCAAAGAATATACCCGCCTGCTTGTCTTTTCATCCGTCTTCTGCGTTGGGCGTTTCCACACATAGCCCCACTATGCGTAAAAAAGCCCGCCTTGAATACGAATGAAAATCCTGCGCATCCTGGTATATTCTTATCCGACAATCGCCTTGATGCTGGCCGAGGGCGGATTTGTTCAGGCGTGTTTCAGATCCGGTATCCTCATCATCCGAAATTTTACTATACGACAGTTGAAAATCCCGGGTCAAATCCTGTCCGCCAATTTATGGCTCGCATCAGCAATCCATTGACAGACGCGTGAGGATTTTGCTATGGAATTTTTAATTGACAACCTGCTGCCCCAAGTGAAAGGCCAACTGCCGTGAAGATCAATATCCTTCTCGCCGCGGCCGCCGCAACGGACTCGGTCCATTGACGGTCGGCGGCAGCACCCCATAACGCTGAATCACCGATATCATTGGGCCGGACCCGACGCCGGCCCTTTTCGCTTTACCCCCGGGCCGGACGGAACGGGGGTTTTTTGTTTTTTCATCCCAGTGGTGGCGGTAACGAAAAAACGATGAAGGAGAAAAGATGGAGAAAACCGTAAACATTCATTTCTCGGAACGCATGTCCCAACTGCCGCCCTACCTGTTCGGTATGATCAACAAGATGATGATGGAACGGCGCTGGAATGGTGAGGATGTGATCGACCTGGGCATGGGCAACCCCATGGACCCGGCACCGGATACGGTGATCGGCAAGCTGCGTGAGGTGACCCAGGACCCCAAAACCCACCGCTATCCGGTGGCCGGCGGCATGCGCAACCTGCGGCGCGAGATCGCCCTTTACTACCAGCGCAATTATGGCGTGAAACTGGCATCTGAAGAAGAGGTTATTTGCACCATCGGTTCCAAGGAGGGCATCTCGCATCTCTGCCTGGCCCTGGTGGGACCCGGCGACACGGTCCTGGTGGCTGCCCCGGCTTTTCCCATCCATGTTTACGCCGCGGTCATCGCCGGTGCCAACGTGATTCGCATCCCCATTGCCTCGGAAGATCAGTTTTTGCAGCGTATTACCACCATGTGCGAATCCCTGACGCCGCTGCCGCGCCTGCTCATGCTCAACTATCCCCACAATCCCACCGGCACGCTGGCATCGAAGGAGTTTTTCACCGAGGTGGTCGCACTGGCCAAACGATATGGCTTTATGGTGGTCAACGATTTTGCCTATGGTCGGATCACCTTCGATGGGTACACCGCACCCAGTTTTCTGGAAGTGCCCGGTGCCATGGATGTGGGGGTGGAGTTCGGCTCTTTCTCCAAATCTTACAACATGGCCGGTTGGCGGCTGGGCTATTGTGTGGGCAACCCGAAAATCATCGAAGGTCTGGGCCGCATCAAGGGCTACTATGATTATGGTATTTTTTCTCCCATTCAGGTTGCCGGGATCGTGGCCATGCGCGATTGCGAGGATGACATTGCGATTCAGGCCGAAACGTACCGGGGCCGGCGGGATGTCCTTTGTGACGGATTGGAACGTATGGGCTGGCCGGTGGAAAAACCCAAGGCGGGTATGTTCGTGTGGGTAAAAATACCCGAACCCTGGAGCCGCATGGGGTCGTTGAAATTTGCCGTAGAAATGATGCAGCGGGCCAATGTGGCCATTACGCCCGGAGCCGGTTTCGGCGAGGAGGGCGACGGTTTCCTGCGCCTGGCCCTGGTGGAAAACGAAAATCGTATCCGGCAGGCACTGCGCCAGATTCGCCGGGCGTTGACCGAGTTGGAGAGAGAAATCAGATATTGATCACTTTGTCCGCCAGTTGCATGGCGGTGACGATATCCAGCATGTTGGTGGTCTGCCCCACCTGTTTCTGTTCCAGCAGTTTGAAGTGGTCCAAGCAGGTACCGCACACCAGAATGGTCAAACCGGCCGCCTCCAGTTCCTTCAGATCCGTCAGGCTGGCCGCCTCGCTGATGGTCAACTTTACGCCGCCGTTGACAAACACCAGGCGCCATAGCGAATCGCCCATCTCCTTGAGGGTTTTGATGAAGTTGATCATCAGCTTGGCACCCAGTTCATCGTCCCCGGTGCCCATGCAATCCGCCGCCACCATCACCATGATTTTGCCGGTGTCGGTATCCGATTGGCCATCTGCCGGTACCGGCTCAGGCGCCTCGTCGCCACCGGTACCGACGATCGTGAACAGCTCCCCATCCTGTTTCACTTCAGTCTGATAGCCCTGGGAGCCAAGAAAACGGGTCACATTCTGTTGTGCCGGTTCGTTGTCCACCAGCACTTCGATCTGATTTGGGTGCAGTTGCTCCACAGCCGCCTTGGTTTCCAGTACCGGTGCCGGACAGGACAACCCTCTCGCATCAATTTTTTTCACTGCCGCTTCCTTTATTCTCTATGTTTTTCCAATTGCGCGCCGGCTATCGGCGATCAACGGACCAGGATTTTACCGGCCGGCTCATCCACCACCTCACCAATCATGGCCGCCTGGGACACGCCTTCAGACTTGAGGTGGTCCACCATCGCGGATGCGGATCCAGCGTCGACGACGATACACAGACCGCCGGAGGTTTGAGGATCGTAGAGGATATCCCCAATGGCCGGGTCGATCCCCTCATTCATTGCTACCATGGCTTCGCGGAACGATCGATTTTTGTATGCGCCCCCCGGGACCAGTCCCATGGCGGCGAACTCCAGGGCCGCGTCGATCACCGGCAGCCGACCGGTATCGATGCGAAGTCCCACAGCGGAGCCCTGAAGCATTTCGGCCAGGTGCCCGATCAGACCGAAACCGGTGATATCGGTGCAGGCGTGCACCGGGTATTGGCGCATGACCATGGCGGCGGTCCGATTCAAGGTGGCCATGATGGTAGTCACCTCGTCGATCATGGCTTGGGATGCGAGATTTCCCTTGATGGCCGTGTTGACGATGCCGGTTCCGAGCGGTTTGGTAATCACCAGGCGGTCACCGGCGTGCATCCCCTGCTTGGTCAGGATTTCCCGCGGATGGATAAACCCGGTAACGGACAGCCCGTACTTGAATTCATCGTCTTCCACGCTGTGACCGCCCAAAAGCACCGCGCCGGCTTCCCTGATTTTATCGATTCCTCCCTGGATCACCGCTCTCAGTACGGAAAGATCCATCTGTTTCAAGGGAAATCCAACCAGGTTCATGGCGGTTTTGGGTTCACCGCCCATGGCGTAGACGTCACTTAAGGCATTGGCCGCAGCAATCTGGCCGAACCAGTAAGGATCGTCGACCACCGGCGTGAAAAAGTCGACGGTCTGAATCAAGGCCAAATCGTCGGAGACTTGATACACTCCGGCGTCATCGGCCCGGGACAACCCCACAAGCACGTTGTTGTCGGCTGGGAAATCCAAGCCGCATAATGCCCTGTCCAGGTCCCCTGGAGGCAGTTTAGAGGCTCAACCGGCCCCTTTGACCGTTTCGGTCAGGCGCAAACCTTTTGGGTACGGCGCTTTCTCGGTCATCATGGTTCTCCTTGTGCCCGGCATAGAATTACCGTAAGGTCATCCTTCCTTCACACTGACGATGCTTTCATATGCCTGGCGGAATCGTTAAGTTCGGCCACCAACCGGTCAAGGTCCAGTCCATAGCGCTCAGCCACCTGCTGCAGGGTATCGAACAATGCCTGACAACAAATACAGGCGCCGGCCCGGGCGTCCCACTGTTTGAATATGGTCTCGGTTTGGCGGTAACGACTGACGATATCCAGTACCGTCATTTCCGGCGTAATGCAAATCGAACTGTTTTCGACCATTGTGCCTCCCTGTCGGCTGAAACTAACCGTGGAGATAGCGGAAAGCAAATTGCTATAAACGATGACCGATGGGTATGGTATCGAGAAATACTATTTTACTTGTCCCGGAGCGTTGATTATGATCTTAAAACCAAAATAATCTTGCCCGTAGCGACCTGCGGTTATGTCAATCGGAGATGCAAACCCCCAACAATTTTATGGACCCGCGCCCATGAAACGACCCGATCTGAGCCAGTGGAAACGCCTTGAATTCAACGATACCCCTATCTATCTGCAGCCGGAATTGCCCCTTTGGATAATTCCGACAACGGCCGGTGACGCCTATATTCAACGCATCCAAAACGGTGGTGCTTTAAACAACGGCTTCGACCCCTTGGGGATGACCCGCGCCCGGCAATTGATCGGCCAGATGAGCATTGCGGCACCGGAACCCTATTTGGGACGCGCTTCAGTGTTGGGTCTGGATCGGCTGGAAGAGTGCTGGTTTCACATTACCGACCGCTGCAACCTCGCTTGCCGCCACTGCCTTTTCGCCTGCTCGCCGAAAACGCGCACCACTCTCTCCTTGGAAGATTTCCACGCCGCATTCCTGCAAAGTTTCGATCTGGGGGCACGGCTTTTTTTCATCACCGGCGGCGAACCGCTGATCCACCCGGATTTTCCTCAAATCTGCCGCACCATCCTGGAATACTCGGAGCAGAATCATTTGGTCATCCTGACCAACGGGCTTCTTTTGGAAGAGCGTTGGGAAACCATCTCTGCACTTCCCCGGCAGCGCATCCACCTGCAGATCAGCCTGGATGGTGACCGAGCCACCCATGACCGGCTCCGGGGGGCGGGCAGTTATGACCGGCTGGTCAGGGTGCTGGGATGGGTGGGCAAGAGCGGCATCGATACCAACCTGGCCATGGCCGTGGACCGGGACAACCTGACCGCCATGTCCCACCCGGTGGAGGTGGCCCGTGCCCATGGCATCCGTGGAGTGCATTATTTGTGGCTTTTGGTAACGGGCAACGCCCGGCCCGAAACCGCCCTGGATCCCGAGCCCCTTTTCAATGGACTGATTGCCGCCAACAAGCGAGCCCGTGGCGCCAACATCGAGATCGACAACATCAGCAGCCTTGCCGGACGGATTTTTTCTCCTCCCGGCACCCGCCATGATTTGGGTGGCGGCGGGTGGACTTCCATCGCCGTGGGGCCGGACGGCCGAATTTATCCCACCCCGGCACTCATCGGTCAGGGTCCGGCATGCGCAGGCCACATCCGCGAGGGGATTGAAACGGTGTGGCGCAAAAGCGATTTTTTCGCGCAATTGCGTGGTCTGTCGGTCGCCACCGATCCCGATGAAGCCACCGATCCGCTCCGCTATCTCATCGGCGGCAGCGACATGGATCACAGCTACTACGCCGCCGGTCGTTTTTCCGGGGCCGACCCCCATCGCCGGCTTTACCGGCAGTTGGCCCTGTGGCTCATGAGCGAGGCCGCGGTGGAGACCGCAGACGATGATCGGCCCCGGATTCGCCTGAAAATGGGCGACCGGCTGCTTTCCTGCGATAACGGCGGTAACGGCGTCAGCCTGACCCACAGCAACTGCGTCCTCTCGGTGGCCAGTGCCAGGGAAGTTGTCGGTGCTTTTTACACCCAGGCTGCGGTAACCCCCAACACCGACATCATCAACCCGGTCTGTTATGCTGAAGATGAAATTGCCCATATCCCCGACTCCGCCCGGGTGCGTTCCTATGGCTGCGGCAGTCCGGTGATGGACGCCGATCTGCAACCCGGGGAAGTCT
This window harbors:
- a CDS encoding response regulator, translating into MTQANILVVEDEGIVAQEIKSRLEKSGYAVCAVAHDGETALDHAAAMRPDLILMDIRLKGGMDGIETAGQIRDRFNIPVVYLTAYTDPATLERAKVMEPFGYVVKPFETRSLMVSIEIALHRHRSETERIYREKLQAVLETAGAICHELNQPMMAISGHTELLIATLDPNDPLYPKIEKIKSQVQRMGAITHKLMGITRYETRDYAMGERIVDLDKSSTTLG
- a CDS encoding sensor histidine kinase, whose protein sequence is MVRIGCRYGILSFLLTAIPAHATGSGPSGYENFFWILVWVVVLVITVFLGYLQQNRMVRRKTAELRRELFERQMTEKELLASDHKLRQSLAEKDALLKEIHHRVKNNLQIVSSLLYLQEDSMQDPNGKGVEILRESQNRVKSMALIHEQLYSTTDLAKIDFGRYVQGLTANLFDAYGIDAGRIRLNVCADDVRLGVDMAVPCGLIVNELVSNSLKHAFPEHGCGMLDIVVRLLNNGRMEIVVADDGVGLTATSDGEEKQSLGLRLINTLATQLDGVLTVDTENGTRFSIVLNVPEQTKKES
- a CDS encoding aminotransferase class I/II-fold pyridoxal phosphate-dependent enzyme, translated to MEKTVNIHFSERMSQLPPYLFGMINKMMMERRWNGEDVIDLGMGNPMDPAPDTVIGKLREVTQDPKTHRYPVAGGMRNLRREIALYYQRNYGVKLASEEEVICTIGSKEGISHLCLALVGPGDTVLVAAPAFPIHVYAAVIAGANVIRIPIASEDQFLQRITTMCESLTPLPRLLMLNYPHNPTGTLASKEFFTEVVALAKRYGFMVVNDFAYGRITFDGYTAPSFLEVPGAMDVGVEFGSFSKSYNMAGWRLGYCVGNPKIIEGLGRIKGYYDYGIFSPIQVAGIVAMRDCEDDIAIQAETYRGRRDVLCDGLERMGWPVEKPKAGMFVWVKIPEPWSRMGSLKFAVEMMQRANVAITPGAGFGEEGDGFLRLALVENENRIRQALRQIRRALTELEREIRY
- the selD gene encoding selenide, water dikinase SelD, whose product is MTEKAPYPKGLRLTETVKGAGUASKLPPGDLDRALCGLDFPADNNVLVGLSRADDAGVYQVSDDLALIQTVDFFTPVVDDPYWFGQIAAANALSDVYAMGGEPKTAMNLVGFPLKQMDLSVLRAVIQGGIDKIREAGAVLLGGHSVEDDEFKYGLSVTGFIHPREILTKQGMHAGDRLVITKPLGTGIVNTAIKGNLASQAMIDEVTTIMATLNRTAAMVMRQYPVHACTDITGFGLIGHLAEMLQGSAVGLRIDTGRLPVIDAALEFAAMGLVPGGAYKNRSFREAMVAMNEGIDPAIGDILYDPQTSGGLCIVVDAGSASAMVDHLKSEGVSQAAMIGEVVDEPAGKILVR
- a CDS encoding tetratricopeptide repeat protein translates to MNRQALLPLVILLWGGLWACSVPVSMSTSARISAPGDQELKNGIYWYQKGCLRKAVDHLNAAHEMYCLADHPVGVARSLTSLGNVYRQAGDPENAGYFYDAAIAMARRCDDRQMVAQTLVNKVALLIDRDDRSAAEVLLEEARVLSQESGSVFAAVLNYQAVLMMKTQRNDQAALLLDQAESVATGNIRATLHYTRGRLLMQTGKASRARNFFEQALEMDRQAGFSRGMAADLFAMADSYESSGEYDAALSCLERSLKIYALLEDRQRVLAGLDHLEGLARTTGSDIRVTLHVINQWLAGEAVDAICR
- a CDS encoding DUF1858 domain-containing protein produces the protein MVENSSICITPEMTVLDIVSRYRQTETIFKQWDARAGACICCQALFDTLQQVAERYGLDLDRLVAELNDSARHMKASSV
- the yedF gene encoding sulfurtransferase-like selenium metabolism protein YedF; translation: MKKIDARGLSCPAPVLETKAAVEQLHPNQIEVLVDNEPAQQNVTRFLGSQGYQTEVKQDGELFTIVGTGGDEAPEPVPADGQSDTDTGKIMVMVAADCMGTGDDELGAKLMINFIKTLKEMGDSLWRLVFVNGGVKLTISEAASLTDLKELEAAGLTILVCGTCLDHFKLLEQKQVGQTTNMLDIVTAMQLADKVINI
- a CDS encoding MinD/ParA family protein, giving the protein MATNKKQPLTLCVTSGKGGVGKTSFTVNFALALSRNDSRVLVIDGDMGLANVDVLLRLSVKTNVRDILESGADPRQALIFARPNLAVLPGSSGVPEMVSLGTQQQERLAGFIRQVAADFDYVIIDTAAGIGESVLWYNQFADHNIFILSPDPTSMTDAYALIKLLCRDYGINHFNLVLNFVRGLREGNHTVDTINRVTQRFLKLKLAHLGNIPEDKAVRRAVLDQVPFVEQTPGSKATRAIHDLAQRVHSLI
- a CDS encoding YdcF family protein, coding for MMFILKKVIAPFILPPGIFILIIVAMGLVLTFSRRWRIGLINLAIGLSLWALCLGPVANFLMRGLEAEFSIPSDPIGDVVILLGGGIVDRVPDLTGRSAPSPMMMGRVVTAARLYQRLKLPVIVSGGRLFDDGGAAEAPVIKRFLVDLGIPERMIITEDRAQDTAQNARLTAAICHQHGYRQPILLTAAYHLKRARMAFESAGMAVTPFPAYFLGARDVPHTWRQWLPHAGTLYISASALHEYVGILYYRMVE
- a CDS encoding TolC family protein, coding for MKRYLLLTLFALFGWAVAIKSSAADWSTISILDLDTAVAVALRDNPGLEAAAARVAQAKAQVDQARSTYWPRLDASATGARVDLSESTYRENLALARLFNPSASLTDPEEYYNAGLTASWTLFDGFERKFSNIAARYAEKSSLAALDDARRLLASAVSQAFFSAQLALENIAIAKADEAFNHRQLADAEVRQRVGTGALSDVLNFQVRKNQAKTNRINQEYQHTVSLFGLAALLGLPESRLPAHVKLAPLSAETTDELSAPPLDDLIQIALDRRPDIQQLRWRISQADARIGIARAGHYPSLVLSGSLDGERSGDANFRQDDIGNSVQLGLTYNLFAGGYTRAKIQEARQHRTELEKQLSEQRLSTTADIRSSAALVTTAQTQVALQRENADLVRRTRDLVEKEYNAGQGSLVRLNEAQKDLITAQSNLALALVGLRQAWVELNTRAGILHGWHAGANRNIRH